The following coding sequences lie in one Arachis ipaensis cultivar K30076 chromosome B03, Araip1.1, whole genome shotgun sequence genomic window:
- the LOC107631995 gene encoding probable arabinosyltransferase ARAD1 (The sequence of the model RefSeq protein was modified relative to this genomic sequence to represent the inferred CDS: added 18 bases not found in genome assembly), whose amino-acid sequence MLGKVVLSFVFVLLLLISSAIFIGHPDIRSHFVLKSLNQPVQCGPEPPIRVYMYDLPRRFNVGMLNSQSTEETPVTAKDFPPWPDNSGLRKQHSVEYWMMGSLLYERDGDSVEDSRDAVRVSDPELADAFFVPFFSSLSFNTHGHTMTDPDTEFDRQLQVDLMDILKKSEYWKRSGGRDHVFPMTHPNAFRFLRDQLNESIQVVVDFGRYPKKMSNLNKDVVSPYVHVVDSYTDDDLQDPYEARSTLLFFRGRTLRKDEGIIRAKLAKVLAGINDVHYEQSFATGENIKASAQGMRSSKFCLDPAGDTPSSCRLFDAIVSHCVPVIVSDQIELPFEDEIDYTKFSVFFSFKEALQPGYMVNQLRQFPKEKWTEMWRQLKNISHHYEFQYPPKKEDAVNMLWRQVKHKIPAVKLSVHRSRRLKVPDWWRRRR is encoded by the exons ATGTTGGGAAAAGTGGTTCTCTCCTTCGTCTTTGTGCTCCTTCTCCTAATCTCATCCGCAATTTTCATTGGCCACCCCGATATTCGATCCCATTTCGTCCTAAAATCGCTTAATCAACCGGTTCAATGTGGACCCGAACCGCCTATTCGGGTTTACATGTACGATCTTCCACGCCGCTTTAACGTTGGCATGCTTAACAGCCAGAGCACGGAGGAGACTCCGGTAACCGCCAAGGACTTTCCGCCGTGGCCCGATAACTCTGGCCTGAGGAAGCAGCACAGCGTCGAGTACTGGATGATGGGCTCGCTCCTCTACGAACGCGACGGCGACAGCGTTGAAGACAGCAGAGATGCCGTTAGGGTTTCGGATCCGGAACTCGCAGACGCGTTCTTCGTCCCGTTCTTCTCGTCGCTGAGTTTCAACACGCATGGCCACACCATGACGGATCCGGATACCGAG GTTGATTTGATGGATATTTTGAAGAAGTCGGAATACTGGAAAAGGTCTGGAGGTAGAGACCATGTATTTCCCATGACACACCCCAACGCCTTTAGGTTCCTCCGAGATCAACTGAATGAATCTATTCAAGTTGTTGTGGATTTTGGCCGCTACCCCAAAAAAATGTCTAATTTGAACAAAGATGTGGTGTCACCCTATGTCCATGTTGTAGATTCTTATACTGACGACGATCTTCAAGATCCATATGAGGCTCGTTCCACGTTGCTTTTCTTCCGAGGCCGGACTTTGCGGAAGGAT GAAGGCATTATCAGGGCAAAACTAGCAAAGGTGTTGGCTGGTATTAATGATGTTCACTATGAGCAAAGTTTTGCAACGGGAGAAAACATAAAAGCG TCAGCTCAAGGGATGCGTTCATCAAAGTTCTGTTTGGATCCAGCAGGAGACACACCATCATCTTGTCGTCTTTTTGATGCAATTGTCAGTCACTGTGTTCCTGTCATTGTGAGTGATCAAATTGAACTCCCCTTTGAGGATGAGATTGACTACACCAAGTTCTCGGTTTTCTTCTCTTTCAAAGAGGCATTGCAGCCTGGTTACATGGTCAATCAGCTTCGTCAATTTCCAAAGGAGAAATGGACCGAAATGTGGAGGCAGCTCAAAAACATCTCCCATCATTATGAATTCCAATACCCTCCAAAGAAAGAAGATGCTGTTAATATGTTGTGGAGACAGGTCAAGCACAAGATTCCTGCAGTCAAACTTTCTGTTCATAGAAGCCGAAGGTTAAAAGTCCCTGATTGGTGGCGGAGGAGGAGATGA
- the LOC107631997 gene encoding endoplasmic reticulum metallopeptidase 1 isoform X1, translating into MAFGFGSSKDESKGFRFLLLLALLYGLLSLLAYSVLYMKFVNPLGTHAPLDRFSEARAIQHVRVLAHEIDGRQEGRPGLKKAANYIVDQLESIKGRASSKFRFEIDETTVSGSFNMLFLGFNIALGYRNLPNIVARISSVDSRDTDPSILVNGHFDSPLGSPGASDCGSCVASMIEIARLIVDSDWAPSHPVIFLFNGAEELFMLGSHGFMKTHKWRDTIGAFINVEASGTGGPDMLCQSGPSSWPSSIYAEAAIYPMANSAAQDVFPVIPGDTDYRIFSEDYGNIPGLDIIFLLGGYFYHTSYDTVERLIPGSMQVRGDNLIRIIKAFTNSSKLQNAYQKNSSEDSAGIFNDERAIFFDYLSWFMIFYSRRVAKVLHTAPIFFFLVMSVICGSSYSWLATFCDFIKGFLFHALGIIFGIVVPVAFSLLRLLFSSQTMNWFGHPYLAFMMFIPCSLVGLLIPRIIWRRFPLSHDISTVKTSREALCDEARFWGAFGFYAVLTLVYLVAGLTGGFLTFLISAFMLPAWVSYCLSVKSFGHESLRSTMFYILPLVPCLAYTVYFGGFLVQFLIEKMGMMGSLPPPYGHYVPDVIVSALVGVVTGWSMGPLLPICGQWLARSSILQFLLHLSVSALALSSQFFPYAMSAPKRIVFQHTFHTEGTNRIVESTYDFAVTDSNSLLFLFKNAPELAKELNVPSEFSFESASLSKRQDWMAIFPVSFLFSNSLKFPAKSDDIVKQYEFFPMLSVQNQHLNSEKGPRRVHLELYLGSLEEVWVAVLNITGPLSSWSFADNTLPGTETHDGGPPSYICRLSGSSDGNWTFWLEANSSEPLRVNLAVLDQKLVDPAKRLKGLLPDWVDAVAYSSFMSSYTF; encoded by the exons ATGGCGTTCGGTTTCGGATCATCCAAAGATGAATCGAAGGGTTTCAGGTTCCTCTTGCTGCTCGCACTCTTGTACGGCCTCTTGTCCTTGCTTGCCTACTCCGTCCTCTACATGAAGTTCGTTAATCCCCTCGGAACCCACGCCCCTCTCGATCGATTCTCCGAAGCCAGAGCCATCCAACACGTTCGGGTGTTGGCGCATGAGATCGACGGTCGTCAA GAAGGACGGCCTGGATTGAAAAAAGCAGCCAACTATATTGTAGACCAGTTAGAATCAATAAAGGGGCGAGCTAGCTCCAAATTCAG ATTTGAGATTGACGAGACTACGGTAAGTGGCTCCTTCAATATGCTCTTTTTGGGGTTCAACATAGCTCTGGGATACAGAAATCTTCCTAATATTGTTGCGAG GATTTCATCTGTAGATTCGAGAGATACTGATCCGTCAATTTTAGTGAATGGACATTTTGATAGCCCCCTTGGTTCCCCTGGCGCTAGTGATTGTGGTTCATGTGTTG CATCAATGATAGAAATTGCAAGATTAATTGTGGACTCTGATTGGGCTCCCAGCCACccagttatttttctttttaacggCGCTGAAGAACTTTTCATGTTG GGTTCACATGGGTTCATGAAGACTCATAAATGGCGTGACACAATAGGAGCTTTTATAAATGTAGAGGCTTCTGGGACTGGTGGACCTG ATATGCTTTGCCAATCTGGACCCAGTTCTTGGCCTTCTAGTATCTATGCAGAAGCTGCAATATACCCTATGGCTAACAGTGCTGCTCAG GATGTTTTTCCTGTTATCCCTGGGGATACAGATTATCGAATATTTTCTGAAGACTATGGGAATATTCCTGGCCTTGACATTATCTTTCTCCTTGGTGGTTATTTTTACCATACCTCCTATGATACAGTAGAGAGGCTAAT ACCTGGAAGCATGCAAGTACGGGGGGATAATTTAATCCGCATAATAAAGGCTTTTACTAATTCTTCCAAGTTACAAAACGCATACCAAAAAAATTCAAGTGAAGATAGTGCTGGCATATTCAATGATGAGCGGGCGATTTTCTTTGATTACCTGTCATGGTTTATG ATATTCTATTCCAGAAGGGTAGCTAAAGTTCTTCACACTGCtcccatcttcttcttccttgttATGTCCGTTATCTGTGGTAGTTCGTATTCTTGGTTAGCAACTTTTTGTGATTTCATAAAAG GATTTCTATTCCATGCGCTTGGGATTATATTCGGAATTGTTGTTCCTGTTGCATTTTCATTGTTGAGATTGTTGTTTTCGTCTCAGACAATGAATTG GTTTGGTCATCCATACTTGGCTTTCATGATGTTTATCCCTTGCTCCCTTGTTGGTCTTTTAATTCCAAGAATTATCTGGAGACGCTTTCCTCTTTCTCATGACATTTCAACTGTCAAGACATCAAGAGAG GCTCTATGTGATGAAGCAAGGTTCTGGGGAGCATTTGGGTTCTATGCCGTATTAACTTTG GTTTATCTTGTAGCTGGGTTGACTGGAGGTTTTCTGACTTTTTTAATATCTGCATTCATGCTTCCTGCATGGGTATCCTACTGCTTATCAGTCAAATCCTTTGGACACGAATCACTCAG ATCAACTATGTTTTACATATTACCACTAGTTCCATGCCTTGCCTATACTGTTTATTTTGGCGGCTTTCTTGTCCAGTTTCTAATAGAGAAGATGGGCATGATGGGATCTCTTCCTCCTCCATATG GGCACTATGTTCCTGATGTCATTGTGTCTGCATTAGTTGGTGTTGTAACTGGTTGGTCCATGGGTCCTCTATTGCCCATTTGTGGGCAGTGGCTAGCCAGGTCATCCATCTTGCAATTTCTGCTGCATCTCAGTGTGTCTGCTTTGGCATTATCATCTCAGTTCTTTCCTTATGCCATGTCTGCACCGAAGAGGATTGTTTTTCAGCATACCTTCCATACTGAAG GCACAAATAGGATTGTGGAATCCACATATGATTTTGCTGTAACTGATTCCAATTcattacttttccttttcaaaaatgcACCTGAGTTGGCAAAGGAATTGAATGTTCCTTCCGAATTTTCATTTGAATCAGCATCGCTTTCTAAACGCCAAGATTGGATG GCAATTTTTCCAGTCAGTTTTCTCTTTTCAAATAGTCTGAAGTTCCCTGCAAAAAGTGATGATATTGTGAAGCAGTATGAATTCTTTCCCATGTTATCTGTTCAGAATCAACACTTAAATTCTGAAAAGGGACCAAGGAGAGTCCACTTGGAGCTCTATTTAGG TTCCCTAGAAGAGGTCTGGGTTGCAGTTCTTAACATCACTGGACCTTTATCCAGTTGGTCATTTGCTGATAATACCCTTCCAG GAACCGAAACTCATGATGGTGGTCCACCATCATATATTTGTAGGCTTAGCGGATCCAGTGATGGGAATTGGACCTTCTGGTTAGAG GCCAACAGTTCTGAACCATTAAGAGTGAATCTGGCGGTTTTAGACCAAAAATTGGTTGATCCAGCAAAGAGATTAAAGGGTCTTCTCCCGGACTGGGTGGACGCTGTTGCTTATTCTAGTTTTATGTCCAGTTATACCTTTTAA
- the LOC107631997 gene encoding endoplasmic reticulum metallopeptidase 1 isoform X2 — MIEIARLIVDSDWAPSHPVIFLFNGAEELFMLGSHGFMKTHKWRDTIGAFINVEASGTGGPDMLCQSGPSSWPSSIYAEAAIYPMANSAAQDVFPVIPGDTDYRIFSEDYGNIPGLDIIFLLGGYFYHTSYDTVERLIPGSMQVRGDNLIRIIKAFTNSSKLQNAYQKNSSEDSAGIFNDERAIFFDYLSWFMIFYSRRVAKVLHTAPIFFFLVMSVICGSSYSWLATFCDFIKGFLFHALGIIFGIVVPVAFSLLRLLFSSQTMNWFGHPYLAFMMFIPCSLVGLLIPRIIWRRFPLSHDISTVKTSREALCDEARFWGAFGFYAVLTLVYLVAGLTGGFLTFLISAFMLPAWVSYCLSVKSFGHESLRSTMFYILPLVPCLAYTVYFGGFLVQFLIEKMGMMGSLPPPYGHYVPDVIVSALVGVVTGWSMGPLLPICGQWLARSSILQFLLHLSVSALALSSQFFPYAMSAPKRIVFQHTFHTEGTNRIVESTYDFAVTDSNSLLFLFKNAPELAKELNVPSEFSFESASLSKRQDWMAIFPVSFLFSNSLKFPAKSDDIVKQYEFFPMLSVQNQHLNSEKGPRRVHLELYLGSLEEVWVAVLNITGPLSSWSFADNTLPGTETHDGGPPSYICRLSGSSDGNWTFWLEANSSEPLRVNLAVLDQKLVDPAKRLKGLLPDWVDAVAYSSFMSSYTF; from the exons ATGATAGAAATTGCAAGATTAATTGTGGACTCTGATTGGGCTCCCAGCCACccagttatttttctttttaacggCGCTGAAGAACTTTTCATGTTG GGTTCACATGGGTTCATGAAGACTCATAAATGGCGTGACACAATAGGAGCTTTTATAAATGTAGAGGCTTCTGGGACTGGTGGACCTG ATATGCTTTGCCAATCTGGACCCAGTTCTTGGCCTTCTAGTATCTATGCAGAAGCTGCAATATACCCTATGGCTAACAGTGCTGCTCAG GATGTTTTTCCTGTTATCCCTGGGGATACAGATTATCGAATATTTTCTGAAGACTATGGGAATATTCCTGGCCTTGACATTATCTTTCTCCTTGGTGGTTATTTTTACCATACCTCCTATGATACAGTAGAGAGGCTAAT ACCTGGAAGCATGCAAGTACGGGGGGATAATTTAATCCGCATAATAAAGGCTTTTACTAATTCTTCCAAGTTACAAAACGCATACCAAAAAAATTCAAGTGAAGATAGTGCTGGCATATTCAATGATGAGCGGGCGATTTTCTTTGATTACCTGTCATGGTTTATG ATATTCTATTCCAGAAGGGTAGCTAAAGTTCTTCACACTGCtcccatcttcttcttccttgttATGTCCGTTATCTGTGGTAGTTCGTATTCTTGGTTAGCAACTTTTTGTGATTTCATAAAAG GATTTCTATTCCATGCGCTTGGGATTATATTCGGAATTGTTGTTCCTGTTGCATTTTCATTGTTGAGATTGTTGTTTTCGTCTCAGACAATGAATTG GTTTGGTCATCCATACTTGGCTTTCATGATGTTTATCCCTTGCTCCCTTGTTGGTCTTTTAATTCCAAGAATTATCTGGAGACGCTTTCCTCTTTCTCATGACATTTCAACTGTCAAGACATCAAGAGAG GCTCTATGTGATGAAGCAAGGTTCTGGGGAGCATTTGGGTTCTATGCCGTATTAACTTTG GTTTATCTTGTAGCTGGGTTGACTGGAGGTTTTCTGACTTTTTTAATATCTGCATTCATGCTTCCTGCATGGGTATCCTACTGCTTATCAGTCAAATCCTTTGGACACGAATCACTCAG ATCAACTATGTTTTACATATTACCACTAGTTCCATGCCTTGCCTATACTGTTTATTTTGGCGGCTTTCTTGTCCAGTTTCTAATAGAGAAGATGGGCATGATGGGATCTCTTCCTCCTCCATATG GGCACTATGTTCCTGATGTCATTGTGTCTGCATTAGTTGGTGTTGTAACTGGTTGGTCCATGGGTCCTCTATTGCCCATTTGTGGGCAGTGGCTAGCCAGGTCATCCATCTTGCAATTTCTGCTGCATCTCAGTGTGTCTGCTTTGGCATTATCATCTCAGTTCTTTCCTTATGCCATGTCTGCACCGAAGAGGATTGTTTTTCAGCATACCTTCCATACTGAAG GCACAAATAGGATTGTGGAATCCACATATGATTTTGCTGTAACTGATTCCAATTcattacttttccttttcaaaaatgcACCTGAGTTGGCAAAGGAATTGAATGTTCCTTCCGAATTTTCATTTGAATCAGCATCGCTTTCTAAACGCCAAGATTGGATG GCAATTTTTCCAGTCAGTTTTCTCTTTTCAAATAGTCTGAAGTTCCCTGCAAAAAGTGATGATATTGTGAAGCAGTATGAATTCTTTCCCATGTTATCTGTTCAGAATCAACACTTAAATTCTGAAAAGGGACCAAGGAGAGTCCACTTGGAGCTCTATTTAGG TTCCCTAGAAGAGGTCTGGGTTGCAGTTCTTAACATCACTGGACCTTTATCCAGTTGGTCATTTGCTGATAATACCCTTCCAG GAACCGAAACTCATGATGGTGGTCCACCATCATATATTTGTAGGCTTAGCGGATCCAGTGATGGGAATTGGACCTTCTGGTTAGAG GCCAACAGTTCTGAACCATTAAGAGTGAATCTGGCGGTTTTAGACCAAAAATTGGTTGATCCAGCAAAGAGATTAAAGGGTCTTCTCCCGGACTGGGTGGACGCTGTTGCTTATTCTAGTTTTATGTCCAGTTATACCTTTTAA